CCCCATGCTCACCCCCAGTGCCCCATTTCTGgggggttccccccccccaaggaGCAGGTTTGACCACGCAGACTGTAGTGTCAGTGTTTGTTTGTTCTAAAACcgatgcacacacacaccagccTGCAACCCTGTTCCCCGTACCCCActtcatttccttcttgttCCCTACTAATCCCCCATGGTGAGACCAAGCCCTGCAGCCTGGAAGCATTTGCCCTGAGCTGCTCTATCACTTCATGCCTTCCTTCCCATCTCAGCTCCCGCTGTGCTGAATGCTCACACCATCCCATGGCAACAGCCATGTCCTGCTGGGGGGCAGAGGGAAAACCCTGGACCTTGGGCAGTGTAGGGGTAGGCAGGTTTCCAGGCAGGAGGCCAAGCACCAGCAAGAGCAAGCCCTGGCTCTGCACGGGTGCAATGGGGAGCTGCCTGCTGAGCTCGGTGCCTCACCTCTTGCACCATCCATCCACTGGGTTGCTCAAGGGCCTCATGCATGTGACTAAAGCCTGCAACCCAGTTTTACCGGAATTTGTGAGGTATGAAGCAGCTTGCCATATGTAGGGAAAGCAGCCACTGCAGCCATGCCCATGGAGAAGTGGGTCTGTATCTGCCTGTATCCCCTGCCCCAGAGGCCACCGGTGCATGGTGACGTTATCACACACTGCTGCCCTAACTCTCCTCATTGCGCTGCCATTGTGTCCTTAcaccctgctctcctccccacGTCTCACAGTACTCCAGCCTTCCAAGACATCCTTCCTTCACATCCATCCAAAGGTCCTCCTTGACCATCTTCACTTCTTCAGATGTCACCTCCAGCCATGGTATGAGCCCACAGTTAAGGCTCTTCTGTAATTGTCAACAGCCTCTATGCAGAGCAACAGCTCACGTTTACATTGGAATGGGGCCGAAAGAGGAGCAGTAACCCCCAGGTCCTCCACCCTGACAAAAAAAGCGATGTGCATCACACCTGAAAACCTGAGGAGGAAAGCACCTGAGATCCCTCCGATCTCCCCCAGGATCTATACATACTGCTTACCCTGCCTGTAGCTTGCAGTGCCATCTGCCCTCCCCATTACTGCATTCACTGATGCAGCCCAGACTCCTTGGGGCAGAGGGTCCAAGTGGGATTTTCTTAGCAGTGTGGTGAAACAGATTATTTCCCCCCAAATCCGGAGGTGAAGCAAACAGCTGGATAACAGCACCGCAGGACTCTCCCTCCCCACATCCAGAGGGAGGGAAGCAACAGGTCAGGATGTCCCAAAACCACACGGGAACCTGGAGAAACgacccaccaccaccagcatgGGGGTCAGGGCTGCTTGGGAAGCCTTCCCCTGCAGGAACACGTTCTTCTCAGCGAAAGGGGAAGATTTTATTAAGTTAAAAGTTGACgggtgcagcagagcagcagcagctgccacctTGAGGGGCCGTTGGCTCTGGCGGGTGCAGTAGCAGCCTCACAGCTCGTCTTCCCCACACAGGAGAAGCCCCGTGCCTCCAGGCTCCAGCCAGCTCGAGTTCTCGAAGGAGCCAAAGGGCAGTCACGGAGAGAGCTCGATCATGCGGACTCTTGCCAAGGTCTCCTCTTTCCACAGTCCCCGGCAAGCGCATCCATGGCAGACTGCCCCAGAGGCTCCCTCCTATGGCTTGCAGGTCTTCTCCAAAGGTCCCCCTGGGGTGGCACAGGGGGGGAGTGTGGTCCTTGGATACACCCCCTTGGGGGCCGTGGAGACATTCGGAACAGAGGGAGCATGTGCCAAAGGTGGCTGCGtagggctggggcaggggcgACAACCAGATTCTCTTTTTCAGATTAGaaaatgctggtgatgtagtaAAagttttccccctcctcttccccttcttcccgGGAGGAAAAATCCtctataaaatataattttcacATATAAAATCCTGAAGAAGGTGCATGTAAGGAGCCAGTCCAAACAACGTGCTCAGGTACGCAGGCAAAAGGGGTTCATCATAAAAGCTTTGGGAGGGGAATAAGGAGGTTGGGGGTGTGTAGGATTCCTCGCCAAGGCGATAACAGATGGGATTCAACCTCCCCCTCCCCGCAAGTGAGGAATGGAGCAAATACAAAACAAGAAGAGATAAACACATGAAGAGCAGacctggagagaaagaaaagcagaaatggtttagaaaggctCCACTGAGCACAGAAACGCTGCCCTTTCTGCTCTGTCTGGTGCCCTGCTACAGACCCACTCATCTCAGCACCCACCAGCAAACAGAGCTGGGTGACCCAAATCCCAGTGGCCACAGCATTGGAGCAAGAAGCAGAAGCGCTCCGGACAACGGGATGTCCTCATTCTGTCACACTGTTTCACTTCATCCCTTCATTCACGCAGCAGGGATGCCTGCAGGTGAGTGTGGGAGAAGGGCTGGGTCTAAGTCACGGCTGCTTTGACGCAGACCTCAAATTTCCATGCTGCGATAGGGGAACCACTTcaaagacaaaagcagcagacaCATCGCCTACGCAGGCAGCACACAACCTTCCCCACGCTGTCACCCAAGCTACGGGGCAAAGGCCAGCATCTGGCTGGCTCCCACCTCCTACCACgctggtgctggctgcaggagcaTCAAGAGCAGCATGGCGAGAAGGAGGCTGGGGACCTTGGGAGAATGTCAGGGACAACAGGAGGGATGGGACGAGAGGATGcaagcagcagagaagaaaaagttgaAGCCTGAAGATTGAGCACTGAGTAGAGTAGGAGGAACTGGCAGCTTCAGCTTCCATCCCCATCACAGTGACTCGCACCCACAGGGGCTGTCACTGCATCGCCATTGCTCACCGTTACTCGCCGATGCTGTTCCGCAGCGACTCCTtctcctgcagagcagccatGGCCAGGCGCAGGTGCTCCTTCAGCTGCTCAATCTCTCGCTCCGAGCGCACCTTGATGTGATTCAGCTCTGCATAGACGTCTTGGTATTTCCCTGAGGCAAATCTCTTATCCTGACAGGGGACGGAGAGGGGGCAGCAGGTTTTAGGGCTGGTATTAGGCATGGGGGCAGCCAGGCAAGCCCAGCATGAGAAAGGCCAGCAGGTGAGGTGATGGGTTTGAAGCCCATCCCAGTCTGGGCCACGCAGAAACCATTCAGAAGAAGAGCACGGAGATAGCACTTCCGAAACGCTGGGCCAGGGAGAAAGACAGTCACTGGTCCTACAGCAGTGGGGATCTGCAGCATCAGGCTGAGCTGATGTGGGTTTTAGTATggcttgtgtgtgtttgggCAGGCCATATgggaaaaataaaccccacTAGAGATGCAGGCTGCTGGAAGGGCTGGTCCCAGCCACTTATATGGCAAAAAGCTGAAGTGAGAAAGTTAcagactgcagcagcaccactgaATCTCAAAGCCTCTTTCAGGTTCTCCTCTGGCAGGGGTCTTTGAAATTGCCTTTGAAGGAGCTGCTGCCAGTGGAGGGAGCAGCACACCCAGCAATGGTGCCCAAGGAACTCATCCATCCAGCGAAGGGACAATTAGGGGAACAGAAGTGTTGGCATGCTTCACCTGGGAAAGAAGGGATCCTGGCTTGTCCATGCTTATATGTACATACATCTGGGGAAACCAGCGGTAAAGTCACAGTGACATTTCCCTTGTATCAGGTAAGTTGCTACCAGCCTGCACTGTTCGGAGCACGTGGCTGCTATGTGCTCAGGAGCAAGCAGGgatgagcagcacagaggatTCGGCCTGAGCACCCCATCAAACCCAGATAAATCCTGCTAAGACacagccccagtgctcccctctcccccctctcctgctgctttccccaTGGCTCCCTGAAAACACCAACCTTTTGCATCATCTGCAGCTCCTCCCGGAGGCACTGCACCTCTTTCTTTAGGTACTGGAGCTCATTCTCCTTCACCCGCAGCAGCACCTGGGTTGAGGAGAGGCGAGAAGAACCCGAGGTGACTCAAGAGCCAACACCTCGAAAAGGCTTTGTCGCAAGGGCAGtggtggaaaaggaaggaagggccaggagggctggggcaggaaaCGGCATGAGCAGCCCCagagagcagaggaggggaagcttgcATACCTGCTTCCTGCACTGGCCCCTGCTCCATCCGGCAACCCCCTCCCACCCGTTCCAAGCCAAAGCCACTGCAAGGAGGACACCCCTGGCACAGGGTGGGAATGGAGGTATCGGGGCAGCCAGGGGTGGGCCTTGTACCTCCAGCTCGCAGGAGCTCCGCTCGTTGTTGTTCGGAGAGCGGTCCCCAGAGTTCCGTGAGGAAATGAAGCTTCGCAGCTTCCCGATCTCATCCGAGAGGCGGGTCTGTAGCTCCTGCAGGCACAACCAAGAGACATCAATGGCACAGGCCCCTCTGCTGTCCTCATCCTTCCACCTTCACATGCCAGCCCTACTCGAGCTTGGAGATGTCCTTGCAAGCCCCTGCCCATAGGTGATGGTGGCACCTACAACCAGCAGAATTCACTCACCGTATTTAACAGCACAGTTAAGTCCATCCATAGCATCTAActcttagtattttttttttctttctgatgatAAAATCtcagaagggaagaaatgtGAACAAATTGGGGTGTTTTAAcagaggggctgtgctgtgcaAGGGAGGAACACGATCCATGGTCACTGCGGGCAGGGAAAGCCTTTCTCTTACCTGGTTTTTCCGGAGGAGCTCCTTCCCCTCTTGCTGACAGTGCTGCAGCGTCTGCtccctttcctctgccttctgcGTGAGCTCCCCAATTTCCAGGCACTTTTGGGAATACTGCTCAGAGAGCACCTGCAGCTCCCGCTTCAGGGATTCCACATCCAACCTGCCAAAGAGGCGCTGGTTCATCGCTGCCCATAATAACCCTCCCAGGCCCTAGCCACCAGCATCACCTTCCCCCCTGCCCACATCAGTCATTGGCATAAAATAAGGATCTCTGTGGACCAGTTCCCAACCTCCCACACCCAAGTGCAGTGCTTCTAGAAGAAACGGAGGAGCTTTCCATAAAGAAAATAGAGGGAATAAGCTGTAGGGAAAAcagaggtgctgcagggaaaatagCTAAGGAGGGGATAAACCTCCCTGTCCTacagctccagcagccctggCAGTCTGGGCACCCACCATCCCTGCGGAGGGAGCTGGTGGCTATGGATGCAGATTGGGTGAGgtgacactggcacagggtggcAGCATCAGGCAAGAGGAGTGGGAGAAGACGGTTTCTTACTGGTGCTGCTTCTGGAGGGCATCTGAGACCGAGCTGCACTGCTGGAAGCTTCGCGTCCTGCACAGCTCCTTGTTCATCTCCTCCCGGTGGGCTTTCTTCAGTGCCTCGATGGCTGCAGAGGGGGACAACAGGAGATGGGGGTCAGGCTGTGTCAGCTCCAGCACATCCGAGGAAACCACACCAGGGAACTGGTTGAGCTCTTGCTGCCGCAGGCTCTCAGACCTGTCTTTGGAGATTCCCCCTCCGTCCCTTCTGTCCTCAGGATCACCCCAGTGCAACAAATGCTGCCAAGGAGACTAATATAGGGCAGCGTGGGATCTCCAAGCCACCTTCACATACCTACAGGAACCTGCTGGCCCTCTTCAACCCATCCACAGAGGCAAGACCCCATTTCCCAGGGGATCTTTACCATCCCATtatccctgccccagcccaaaCAATCCCCCCACACAGCACAGGGCCGAGGAGCACCATGCTCATGCTCCAAGGAGCATCAGCCTCACACCAGCAGGGTCATCCGTGTGGCTCCAGATGACTGAGACTGGCAAGAGACATCTGGGAGCAGTGGGGGCACAGCTTGGTGTTCACTACTACCTGCTGCTGtcgctgctgcctcctctgccaGGAGCCGCTCCTTCTCCTGCCGCAGCCGCTCCAGCTCCCGCTGGTGGTGCCGCTGGAGCTCCTCCATCACTTGTTGGTGGGATGACTCCATGGCAGCCAGGCTGCGCTCACAGGCCTCCTGCCATGCCAGGGAAAGGAGGGGTGAGGGACCAGGAGGAAGGGATGGGGCCAGGACAGGCACCTGGCTGGGCTGAGGTTTGCAGGGGAAGAAATGTTCCTCTTGCTCATAGCAGCAAGACAGGAGCATCCCTCTTGGGACAAGAGCTGGGAATAACATGCCTGACACACCAGTGACTGACTGGCTGGAGGACATCAACAGTGGGAACTGCATCTCAGTATCTGCCTTTCAAATGAAGCAGCATCCCCCAGAATCAATGAAAATTGAGCCTCTTCTGAAAAGCGACACCCTGCACTGCCCTgtggctgggcagaggctggcaAAGAGCCCTCCCCAAAGCCTAATGGTTAGGGATCCTCCTCACCCAGCTCCATCTGCTCTCTGATGGCCCTTGAGACCAGGGGTGTCCCATGTTCTTTCAGTGCTGAGCACTGTGGTTAACTGGTGTTAGCACAACAACGTGGTTCCCACTTCAGAGCTGTGCCTCTGCTCTCCCTTCAGACTGGCAGCACTTCCCCAAGCCCCACAGGAAGTGTTTGTTCACCACCAAACCACGCcagagtatttttaaaagccaggGACTCTTAAGACACCAGCAGAGACCCAGGAAGCCATCGCGTCCCCCAACAGCCCCTTGCCATCCCATTCCTTCCCCCAGTACTAAGGCTAAGGCTGATACAAAGGGCACAGTGACACAGTGAGGGAACGCAAGTCCTTGCTGGCTACTCCTCCCTACTGAGGCAAAGGAAGCTGGGAAGCTTCACATATCGgccaaaggagaggaaaaaggcaaGGGGTCAATCTGGTTATCTGTCCACAGCCGGGCTGCAAACCTCGGCAGACTAAGGGAGAACAAGCGCTTTGCAGAAAGGCCAAGTTTGGCCTCAGATGTGAAAAGCGGGTCTTTTAAGCCGAGTTATTAGGGAGATAAGGTGCAATTCCTCCCcactgcttttgcccttttttcaccATAAAGAGGCCTGCGAGCTGTAAATATTAAATCAAGATGACAGAGCCCCTGGGAAGTGGCTGGGCTCGTCACCACAGGATCTGTGGGTTTCTTTATCTGGACTGGGTACAGCCAACGCACTCAACAGGCTTCGCCAGCCCGAATTTCCTTCCATCCCCCAGTAGCTTTCAACACGTAGGGCACATCCTGAAATGGCCACGGCATAGTGGAACGGCAGCCTCCCCCCAGGAAACCCTGCGGGATGTGACCCTGTTTGCTTTGGATGAGTCCACAGAGCGGGGAATAAACAAACAAAGGGAAACGAGAGGCTGAAGCGTGAGTAAACTCTGCTTTGCCGGCTTTCCCACGTGCCGTCCCGGCGATCCAACAGGCTGCGCTGTCAAAGTGACCTTCAGGGCTCCGGCAAGGATGGGAGCTCCCCAGGGCCTGCTGGGCTGCTTTTAACAAGGGATTTGGGAACCCCTGCTAGCCAGAACCACATGTGGGAAGCTGCAAACATGCAGGTGGATTGGCAGAAAGCTGAGGACCCACTCCTGAGCGGGGTGCAGCTCAGCCATCCAGCCCAGGCCAGTATCCTACCCATGCACAATGCGGGgcacagatcatagaatcacagaatggtttgggttggaaaggaccttaagatcatccagttccaaccccctgccatgggcagggacccctcacactagaccatgtcacccaaggctctgtccaacctggccttgaacactgccaggaatcccatttatcacttctctgggcagcctgttccagtgcctcagcaccctcacagtaaagaacttcttccttatatctagatCCTGTAACTGCCCCCTAACTCTTCTCCTCCCTGTTCATACTGTCCCCTTTAAGGCCAGGCAATACACAGCAGCCTTTATGTAATTAACATTGATTACAAGTGGGCCCAGTTAGGGTCACCATGGCAACCCAATGATTAGCAATACCTGCTCAGCAATGAGCTGAGtggcagcatttcccagttTGGGACTGGAAGCAACCCCAGGGTCCTGTGTTCAGTGCCATGCTCACCTGTGAGATGTACCCCCGGGGCACATGGCCTTCTCCCTGGGATTTCACTGCCTCCCGAAGGCTCTCATTCCGGGCCCGGCAGGATTCCAGCTGTGCCCGCAGTGACTGGATCTGTGCGccagggaggggagaaagatGCTCAGCCATGGCCCAACCAACATGCTGCATCCAAACCCTTGGCTGAGGGATGGGAATGACCACGCATGGTCAATGGAGATGCCTGCTTCTCACAGGAAGAACAGCCTGCGAAGGGACCAAACTGGGAaagccagccccagcctggtAAGTGCTAACAAAGAGGAGAGAAGACATCCCAGCTTCCAAAGGTGGATCTGTGCTGAAGGAAACCAGTGCTACTCGTGTAGCTGGGACGCCAGAGAAGTGTATGTCTCCTTTCAAAGTGCTTGCAGGCTTGGGaacaggcagagaagagaggCTGCAGATGTACCCCCGGGAAAGGCAGACTCCACACAAGCAGTGCCACCAACTAACTTCCTAGGGCAAAACATGGCCTCTATAGGCATGCAAGAGCAGGTCTCCAGTCCCACATTACCCGGTTGCAAAATCTCCCATGCACTTGCAGGGTGGCAAATGGAGCCAGAAAGAATAAACATCTCCCTGCACCTCTGCCTTGCCCTTCTGCAGAGCCTCCGGCTGCCAGAGCCTGCAACAAGAGGTCACAAGAATCCCAGTTTCAGAGAAGAGGGATGCTCTTACCTCCTTTTTCAGTGCCTCGTTGGTGTCTCCATGGCTCCCCTTGCTCTGGTTCAGCAGCGCTGTCAAGGGCACCCGCCGTGAGTCCTTCAAGGGCAGGCGTTCCAGCTCCAGCCACTTCTTCTCTATCTCCTCGTTCAGCCGGATTCGCTGGTCCTCCGAAAGCGGGGCAGTGGGGAGGTCCAGCTCCCCCACCTTGCGGGAAGAGTCTCCCCCTGACCCATCGTTGTTTGGGACCCTGACATCGGGGGCCTCAAACCATTTCCGCCTCTCCTCCGAACGGACGGCCAGATCCCGCTCCAGCTCCTCGTGCTTCGGAGCTCGGTCAGAGACCCTCAAGCTCCCTCTCGTCCTCTGCGGGGACCCCTGATTCCCGGGGTCTTGCGGCAAGGGAGACAGCTCCACGTAGTCAAAGGCATGGCGCTGCCCATCTACCTTCCAGTGGCTGCCCTTTGAGTTCCCCTCGGAGCTAGAGCCCAGTCGCTGCTGCTCCTCCGTCCGGAGCGAGCCCTTCTGGGGGACACAGTTATGGAAGTTTTCCTTATCGCAGTCAGAGAGCCTGAAACCAGAGCGGCAGCCAGTGAAGGACAGGTACCACATGGGAAAGGATGCTGGTGGAGATCCTGCCAAAACCCCACCCCAAGCATGAAGTTGGCCCTGTAGCATCCATCCCTCAGGGAAATGGCAAAAGTGGGTGCAACAGCAGGAGCCGTCAGGCTGATGTATCCAGGCCACGTTCAGTGGAGAGCGGGGCTGAACTGAGGGCGGCCGAGTTTCCAGAGGGACATTCCTAGTCCCTGCCTGCCAGGGGAAAGGGGCAgcaagaaggggaagagaagcagcatggGGCAGCTCTTACTTGGTAACATCTGGAGCACTGACTGGGCGCACATTCTTCCTCAGGGCCTCGATCCAGTTGCGCCGGATGCCTGAAGTCATTGCTGATAGGGTGAAGACAGCATCCTTCGTCTGCAAAAGGGAGGCGATGGAGGCCCTGTCAACAGGCAGCTGCCACTCACTCCCTGAGACCTCCAGGCACCCACTCTCACAGATGGTGGACTGCGTCAGAGAGGCCACCCAAGTCTGTACGGGTCAGGTGGAGCAGTACAGCAGCAGGCCACAGGGAAATGCCCAGCCCTGCACACTCACAGAAGTACCATTTTTGTGCTGCCTTagcagccacctcctgctgctaCAGCAAGTAGCCAAGGACGGGATTGTCCTGGGGCTGGATCCAGGGTACAGGTTGTTACTCTGAGTACGGTCAGAGAGCTACTCCGAgatctgcagtgctcaccactCCCTCCCCACAGCTCCACAGAAGCTGCCTTGGCCAATGGGTCAAGTAAACAACACAGGGTGTTAAGCCTGGCTCCTGGgccacctccagcagagcctTTGGCCAGCCCTCCAAAAGTCActgcctccttctcctcctccctttgcaggcaggcagcactcAAGTCCCTGAGCACTGTCACCCACATTGCCAGGGTCCTGTCCCGGCAAAAGGTTTGCACAGTTTGCCTCTGGGCACAGGGAGGGAGCACGCATTCCCACCCGGTGTCCGTGGTGCCACTGCATCCACACAGTCCCAGACACTCACGTGTATCTGGAAGCCATAGTTGCGCTGCACCGCAAACTCTGTCACGTCCGTGCAGGAGCGGAGGTCAATTTCTCCATCGAGGTCATCAGCCTGCA
The sequence above is a segment of the Lathamus discolor isolate bLatDis1 chromosome 1, bLatDis1.hap1, whole genome shotgun sequence genome. Coding sequences within it:
- the TRIOBP gene encoding TRIO and F-actin-binding protein isoform X7 — encoded protein: MRMGMHASPSSPSHQQCLSPHREPDLLNFKKGWMSILDEPGEWKKHWFVLTDSSLRYYRDSNAEEADDLDGEIDLRSCTDVTEFAVQRNYGFQIHTKDAVFTLSAMTSGIRRNWIEALRKNVRPVSAPDVTKLSDCDKENFHNCVPQKGSLRTEEQQRLGSSSEGNSKGSHWKVDGQRHAFDYVELSPLPQDPGNQGSPQRTRGSLRVSDRAPKHEELERDLAVRSEERRKWFEAPDVRVPNNDGSGGDSSRKVGELDLPTAPLSEDQRIRLNEEIEKKWLELERLPLKDSRRVPLTALLNQSKGSHGDTNEALKKEIQSLRAQLESCRARNESLREAVKSQGEGHVPRGYISQEACERSLAAMESSHQQVMEELQRHHQRELERLRQEKERLLAEEAAATAAAIEALKKAHREEMNKELCRTRSFQQCSSVSDALQKQHQLDVESLKRELQVLSEQYSQKCLEIGELTQKAEEREQTLQHCQQEGKELLRKNQELQTRLSDEIGKLRSFISSRNSGDRSPNNNERSSCELEVLLRVKENELQYLKKEVQCLREELQMMQKDKRFASGKYQDVYAELNHIKVRSEREIEQLKEHLRLAMAALQEKESLRNSIGE
- the TRIOBP gene encoding TRIO and F-actin-binding protein isoform X5, whose translation is MPHRWREPDLLNFKKGWMSILDEPGEWKKHWFVLTDSSLRYYRDSNAEEADDLDGEIDLRSCTDVTEFAVQRNYGFQIHTKDAVFTLSAMTSGIRRNWIEALRKNVRPVSAPDVTKLSDCDKENFHNCVPQKGSLRTEEQQRLGSSSEGNSKGSHWKVDGQRHAFDYVELSPLPQDPGNQGSPQRTRGSLRVSDRAPKHEELERDLAVRSEERRKWFEAPDVRVPNNDGSGGDSSRKVGELDLPTAPLSEDQRIRLNEEIEKKWLELERLPLKDSRRVPLTALLNQSKGSHGDTNEALKKEIQSLRAQLESCRARNESLREAVKSQGEGHVPRGYISQEACERSLAAMESSHQQVMEELQRHHQRELERLRQEKERLLAEEAAATAAAIEALKKAHREEMNKELCRTRSFQQCSSVSDALQKQHQLDVESLKRELQVLSEQYSQKCLEIGELTQKAEEREQTLQHCQQEGKELLRKNQELQTRLSDEIGKLRSFISSRNSGDRSPNNNERSSCELEVLLRVKENELQYLKKEVQCLREELQMMQKDKRFASGKYQDVYAELNHIKVRSEREIEQLKEHLRLAMAALQEKESLRNSIGE
- the TRIOBP gene encoding TRIO and F-actin-binding protein isoform X4 — translated: MLSPGRVEVERMFGCERRKSETLEAFQALEEGRVDRLDGKTPVPPSKGRLARRQSSPSLPREGQRLSWHLEQRSRDPKEPLRSSSPARHTEKASRSRGDRPHPASAGWLLDRGNRSPPSTSPARRSVSPTSAPQARLRAPVSPPWRSEKNWRSREEPVRAPSSERGRAAWLGGSTGQAPERKSRGDSLHPAGLGKALDNSRLSRAGPPPRSLSPGRHTESTWRSQKEITPPVRVAERQRGRPGELLQLRAPGKASECGWQSLREKLPASHPGKGTGSDWKGQGKPLRPVSPTRALEQDWRGRGDAHQAQAWQKDWKRPEKPVCHSDLMRQLERDWKSPAKCPDVKLRPDDSWKRPESPAQQLEDDWKGPEHTRNTNNPEKPLESDWGNKRLLIYHPQLCGGAFPPQSSTGSSGSLQHRSYDSEKHNKPDLLNFKKGWMSILDEPGEWKKHWFVLTDSSLRYYRDSNAEEADDLDGEIDLRSCTDVTEFAVQRNYGFQIHTKDAVFTLSAMTSGIRRNWIEALRKNVRPVSAPDVTKLSDCDKENFHNCVPQKGSLRTEEQQRLGSSSEGNSKGSHWKVDGQRHAFDYVELSPLPQDPGNQGSPQRTRGSLRVSDRAPKHEELERDLAVRSEERRKWFEAPDVRVPNNDGSGGDSSRKVGELDLPTAPLSEDQRIRLNEEIEKKWLELERLPLKDSRRVPLTALLNQSKGSHGDTNEALKKEIQSLRAQLESCRARNESLREAVKSQGEGHVPRGYISQEACERSLAAMESSHQQVMEELQRHHQRELERLRQEKERLLAEEAAATAAAIEALKKAHREEMNKELCRTRSFQQCSSVSDALQKQHQLDVESLKRELQVLSEQYSQKCLEIGELTQKAEEREQTLQHCQQEGKELLRKNQELQTRLSDEIGKLRSFISSRNSGDRSPNNNERSSCELEVLLRVKENELQYLKKEVQCLREELQMMQKDKRFASGKYQDVYAELNHIKVRSEREIEQLKEHLRLAMAALQEKESLRNSIGE
- the TRIOBP gene encoding TRIO and F-actin-binding protein isoform X6 encodes the protein MTPDLLNFKKGWMSILDEPGEWKKHWFVLTDSSLRYYRDSNAEEADDLDGEIDLRSCTDVTEFAVQRNYGFQIHTKDAVFTLSAMTSGIRRNWIEALRKNVRPVSAPDVTKLSDCDKENFHNCVPQKGSLRTEEQQRLGSSSEGNSKGSHWKVDGQRHAFDYVELSPLPQDPGNQGSPQRTRGSLRVSDRAPKHEELERDLAVRSEERRKWFEAPDVRVPNNDGSGGDSSRKVGELDLPTAPLSEDQRIRLNEEIEKKWLELERLPLKDSRRVPLTALLNQSKGSHGDTNEALKKEIQSLRAQLESCRARNESLREAVKSQGEGHVPRGYISQEACERSLAAMESSHQQVMEELQRHHQRELERLRQEKERLLAEEAAATAAAIEALKKAHREEMNKELCRTRSFQQCSSVSDALQKQHQLDVESLKRELQVLSEQYSQKCLEIGELTQKAEEREQTLQHCQQEGKELLRKNQELQTRLSDEIGKLRSFISSRNSGDRSPNNNERSSCELEVLLRVKENELQYLKKEVQCLREELQMMQKDKRFASGKYQDVYAELNHIKVRSEREIEQLKEHLRLAMAALQEKESLRNSIGE